One genomic window of Leptotrichia shahii includes the following:
- a CDS encoding SH3 domain-containing protein, producing the protein MKKIFLVSILSVIFSAISMGATFITSSKDNAINIRQAAGTDSKVIETIKNGNILESNEKSGEWHKVTYYNSDIKKTFTGYIHNSQLKEIVGKLIITSSEGYSNIREKPTTKSTIKSRLKTGQIVYAISKTDDDWYYIKYNGNEYGYIYSNQVAKK; encoded by the coding sequence ATGAAAAAGATATTTTTAGTTTCAATTTTATCTGTAATTTTTAGTGCTATTTCAATGGGTGCGACTTTCATAACATCATCAAAAGACAATGCAATTAATATACGACAAGCCGCAGGTACTGATTCAAAAGTTATTGAAACTATTAAAAATGGAAATATACTAGAAAGTAATGAAAAATCAGGTGAATGGCATAAAGTGACATATTACAACAGTGATATAAAAAAAACATTTACTGGTTATATTCATAATAGTCAGTTAAAGGAAATAGTTGGAAAACTTATTATAACTTCAAGCGAAGGTTACAGCAACATAAGAGAAAAGCCAACAACAAAATCTACAATAAAATCTAGATTAAAAACTGGACAAATAGTTTATGCAATAAGCAAGACAGATGATGACTGGTATTACATAAAATATAATGGAAATGAATACGGTTATATTTATAGCAATCAAGTAGCTAAAAAGTAA
- the recR gene encoding recombination mediator RecR, protein MKKLDDLIDVFAKLPGIGRKSAARIAFDVLDRSEAEVDRMLEIIKDSHTNIKHCKICGNLSENEICEICENEKRDKGVICVVEGVRDVIAFEKSETYNGLYHVLGGKIDPLNGITIEDLNLKKLLDRIDGSVREVILALNPDLEGETTSLYLTKFLKVRDVKISKIASGIPMGGNIEYTDMATLGRSLEGRVNVDDEN, encoded by the coding sequence ATGAAGAAATTAGATGATTTAATTGATGTTTTTGCAAAATTGCCTGGAATTGGGAGAAAAAGTGCGGCAAGAATTGCATTTGATGTACTAGACAGGAGTGAAGCAGAAGTTGATAGAATGTTAGAAATAATAAAAGATTCACATACAAATATTAAACATTGTAAAATTTGTGGAAATTTATCGGAAAATGAAATTTGTGAAATTTGTGAGAATGAAAAAAGAGATAAGGGAGTAATTTGTGTTGTAGAAGGTGTAAGAGATGTGATTGCCTTTGAGAAGTCAGAAACATATAATGGGCTTTATCATGTTTTAGGCGGCAAAATTGATCCGTTAAATGGAATTACTATTGAAGATTTGAATTTGAAAAAGTTGCTGGATAGGATAGATGGAAGTGTTAGGGAAGTTATTTTAGCTTTAAATCCTGATTTGGAAGGAGAAACTACAAGTCTTTACTTAACAAAATTTTTAAAGGTAAGAGATGTAAAAATCTCTAAAATTGCTAGTGGTATTCCAATGGGTGGAAATATTGAATACACTGATATGGCAACTCTTGGAAGATCATTGGAAGGTAGAGTTAATGTAGATGATGAAAATTAG
- the mgtE gene encoding magnesium transporter has product MNQNNKVNLDKQDIDINNNTNIKESVQEEVTQQDVEKLKDEIRNRMSEEDVKDFEENEEVSPEEMAEEIQKIETEKELKEYFEDNHSIDIAESFEELDDDELLRVFELMSNENKASVLEQADEELQTRIIDLLSDEEDIDILGYMSPDDVVDILGYIDIQKSKSILDKMKRSQANKFRELLGYEEDTAGGIMTTQYIAFKQNLEIKDVMAKLKIIAPKTEVIETIFVTNEKKELVGEADLRDILISSEDTKLENIMDENVKYVYVEEDQEEVARIVSKYDLRVVPVINHKKNILGIITVDDIIDVIQEENTEDILKLGGVSEEEEIDSPFLFSVKQRLPWLVINLATAFLASFVIGLFSNTVEKVVILSSIMTIISGMGGNAGTQALSVTIRALALGEVDLKDTIGIIGKTLLVGAINGAILGLLCGGILWVLYGNFYMGLIVFLAMIGNLVIACMIGFLIPITLKALKIDPAMASAVVLTTATDCFGFLIFLSLATVFLNKLT; this is encoded by the coding sequence ATGAATCAAAATAATAAAGTAAATTTAGACAAACAAGATATTGACATTAATAATAACACTAACATAAAAGAATCAGTTCAAGAGGAAGTAACTCAGCAGGATGTGGAGAAATTAAAGGATGAAATTAGAAACCGTATGTCTGAAGAGGATGTTAAGGATTTTGAAGAAAATGAAGAAGTATCGCCTGAAGAAATGGCTGAGGAAATTCAAAAAATTGAAACAGAGAAAGAGCTGAAAGAATACTTTGAAGATAATCATTCGATTGATATTGCAGAAAGTTTTGAAGAGTTGGATGATGATGAACTTTTAAGAGTGTTTGAGCTTATGAGCAATGAGAATAAGGCTAGTGTTTTAGAGCAGGCAGATGAAGAATTGCAAACGAGAATTATAGATTTGCTTTCAGATGAAGAAGACATAGATATTTTGGGATATATGTCGCCAGATGACGTAGTCGATATTTTAGGATATATTGACATTCAAAAGAGTAAATCAATTCTTGATAAGATGAAACGTTCACAGGCGAATAAATTTCGAGAATTACTAGGCTATGAGGAAGACACGGCTGGAGGAATAATGACAACCCAGTATATTGCATTTAAGCAAAATCTGGAAATAAAAGATGTAATGGCTAAGTTGAAAATTATTGCTCCAAAGACAGAAGTGATTGAAACTATTTTTGTTACAAATGAAAAAAAAGAACTGGTTGGAGAGGCAGACTTACGGGATATATTAATTTCTTCAGAAGATACAAAACTTGAGAATATAATGGATGAAAATGTAAAATATGTCTATGTTGAGGAAGATCAGGAAGAAGTGGCTAGAATTGTGTCAAAATACGATTTACGTGTAGTGCCTGTTATTAATCATAAAAAGAATATATTGGGAATTATAACAGTAGATGACATTATTGATGTAATTCAGGAGGAAAATACTGAGGATATTTTAAAATTAGGGGGAGTTTCAGAAGAAGAAGAGATTGATTCACCATTTTTATTTTCTGTTAAGCAAAGATTACCTTGGTTAGTTATAAATCTCGCAACAGCTTTTCTGGCTTCATTTGTAATTGGGCTATTTTCCAATACAGTTGAAAAAGTAGTCATTTTATCTTCAATAATGACAATAATCAGCGGAATGGGAGGAAATGCAGGGACTCAAGCCTTATCTGTAACAATTCGTGCATTAGCGTTAGGAGAAGTTGATTTAAAGGATACAATTGGAATAATTGGAAAGACACTTTTAGTTGGAGCAATAAATGGAGCGATCTTAGGATTGCTGTGCGGAGGAATCTTATGGGTACTTTACGGAAATTTTTATATGGGATTAATTGTATTTTTGGCAATGATCGGAAATCTTGTGATTGCCTGTATGATCGGATTTTTGATACCAATAACATTAAAAGCGTTAAAAATTGATCCTGCGATGGCTTCGGCTGTGGTACTGACAACAGCGACAGATTGTTTTGGATTTTTAATATTTTTAAGTTTGGCAACAGTATTTTTAAATAAATTAACTTAA
- the cdd gene encoding cytidine deaminase, with product MNLINFDEEKKEILNYIDEANLLLERAYVPYSKFPVAALLIDNNGKKYKGINVENASYGLTLCAERNAITTAVTEGMKKIKLLVVTGNTPEPISPCGACRQVMKEFSDKDTVIILANKDGKYKITSLEKLLPYSFALENF from the coding sequence ATGAATTTAATAAATTTTGATGAAGAGAAAAAAGAAATATTAAATTATATTGATGAAGCGAATCTCTTATTGGAAAGAGCATACGTTCCTTATTCTAAATTTCCTGTCGCAGCATTGCTAATTGACAATAATGGGAAAAAATATAAGGGGATTAACGTTGAAAATGCCTCTTATGGATTGACGCTTTGTGCAGAGCGTAATGCGATTACAACAGCAGTTACAGAAGGTATGAAAAAAATAAAACTGCTTGTCGTAACAGGAAATACTCCTGAGCCAATTAGCCCTTGCGGAGCGTGCAGGCAAGTAATGAAAGAGTTTTCGGATAAAGATACAGTTATCATTTTAGCAAATAAAGATGGAAAATATAAAATAACTTCATTGGAGAAATTGTTGCCGTATTCTTTTGCTTTAGAAAATTTTTAA
- a CDS encoding ABC-F family ATP-binding cassette domain-containing protein, translated as MISTSNLSVQFGGRKLFDEVNIKFTEGNCYGIIGPNGAGKSTFLKVLTGELDSTSGEVIVEKNKRLSFLKQDHFAYEDEEVLNVVMMGHAKLYDIMLQKNALYAKTEFTEEDGNLAAELEGEFAELDGWEAETNAEKFLIGLGIPAEMHHKLMKELTEPEKVKVLLAQAIFGNPDILLLDEPTNGLDLHAVKWLEDFLMELENTTVLVVSHDRHFLNKVCTHIADIDYGKIKMFVGNYDFWYESNQLMQELIRNQNKKMEQKKKELQDFIARFSANASKSKQATSRKKQLEKLQFEDMQVSNRKYPYIEFKPEREAGNNMLKVENLTKTVDGEKILDNISFTINTGDKVVILSKNDIAKTTLFQILADELEPDSGKVEWGVTTSQSYFPKDNSEYFENVDLSLIDWLRQFSEDQHEEYVRGFLGRMLFSGEEARKKAKVLSGGEKVRCMLSKMMLSNANVLLLDNPTDHLDLEAITSLNKSLERFDGTILFTTHDHEFIQTIANKIIEITPKGILEKEMEYDDYLNDETVEARLKELYS; from the coding sequence TTGATTTCAACAAGTAATTTATCTGTCCAGTTTGGTGGACGAAAACTTTTTGATGAAGTGAATATTAAATTTACAGAGGGGAACTGTTACGGTATTATTGGACCGAACGGAGCTGGAAAATCCACATTTTTAAAAGTTCTAACTGGAGAACTTGACTCTACTTCGGGAGAAGTTATTGTAGAAAAAAATAAAAGACTGTCATTTTTAAAACAGGACCACTTTGCCTATGAAGATGAGGAAGTGCTAAATGTAGTAATGATGGGACACGCAAAATTATATGATATTATGCTGCAAAAAAATGCTTTATACGCAAAAACTGAATTTACAGAAGAAGATGGAAATTTGGCGGCTGAACTTGAAGGAGAATTTGCAGAGCTGGACGGCTGGGAAGCTGAAACAAATGCTGAAAAATTTCTAATTGGATTAGGAATTCCCGCTGAAATGCACCACAAGCTGATGAAAGAATTAACAGAGCCTGAAAAGGTAAAAGTGCTGCTTGCACAGGCTATTTTTGGAAATCCTGATATTCTGTTGCTAGATGAGCCTACAAACGGACTTGACTTGCATGCAGTAAAATGGTTAGAAGATTTTCTAATGGAACTGGAAAATACTACTGTACTTGTCGTTTCACACGATAGACATTTTTTAAACAAAGTTTGTACTCACATTGCCGACATTGATTACGGAAAAATTAAAATGTTCGTTGGGAACTATGATTTCTGGTATGAATCAAATCAATTAATGCAAGAATTAATTAGAAACCAAAATAAAAAAATGGAGCAAAAGAAAAAGGAACTGCAAGACTTTATTGCACGTTTCTCTGCCAACGCCTCAAAATCAAAACAGGCTACTAGCCGTAAAAAGCAACTGGAAAAATTACAATTTGAAGATATGCAGGTTTCCAACAGAAAATATCCATATATTGAGTTCAAGCCTGAGAGGGAAGCTGGAAACAATATGTTAAAAGTTGAGAACTTAACAAAAACTGTTGATGGCGAAAAAATCCTTGACAATATTTCATTTACGATAAATACTGGAGATAAAGTTGTAATTTTGTCAAAAAACGATATAGCCAAAACTACTCTTTTCCAAATTTTAGCTGACGAGCTAGAACCTGATTCTGGAAAGGTTGAATGGGGAGTTACAACTTCACAAAGCTATTTTCCAAAAGATAACTCAGAATATTTTGAGAATGTCGACTTGTCACTAATTGACTGGCTAAGACAATTTTCAGAAGATCAACATGAAGAATATGTACGTGGATTTTTAGGAAGAATGTTATTCTCAGGAGAAGAGGCAAGAAAAAAGGCAAAAGTGCTTTCTGGAGGGGAAAAAGTCCGTTGTATGCTTTCAAAAATGATGCTATCCAATGCAAATGTCCTATTATTAGACAACCCAACAGATCACTTGGATCTTGAAGCAATTACATCGCTTAATAAATCGCTGGAAAGATTTGACGGAACAATTTTATTTACAACACACGACCACGAATTTATTCAGACAATTGCAAATAAAATCATTGAAATTACACCAAAAGGAATTTTGGAAAAAGAAATGGAATATGATGATTATTTGAACGATGAAACTGTTGAAGCAAGACTTAAAGAATTGTATAGTTAG
- the pykF gene encoding pyruvate kinase PykF yields the protein MKIKMTKVVCTIGPKTESVEMLTKLVESGMNVMRLNFSHGDFEEHGQRIKNIREVMKKTGKEIGILLDTKGPEIRTGKLEGGKDVLLETGKKVTITTDYSFVGNADKFAVSYPGIVDDLYEGTTVLLDDGLVGLKVESVDKAAGEVHCVITNTGELGETKGVNLPDVSVGLPALAEKDIADLKFGCKQGVDFVAASFIRKASDVAEVRKVLDDNGGKNIQIIPKIESQEGVDNFDEILELSDGIMVARGDLGVEVPAEEVPFMQKMMIRKCNKAGKPVITATQMLDSMIRNPRPTRAEAGDVANAILDGTDAVMLSGESAKGKYPVEAVKMMATISKRTDEFKKFKTVETPGGSDISVTEAISSGAVSTTQSLDAKLIVCWTKTGRSPKMIRKYGPTVPIIALTDNEQTARQLALVRGVRAYVEKGLDKTDDFFAKAREIAANHEEAKKGDLVVLVTGISKEGTTNTFRVERVGE from the coding sequence ATGAAAATTAAAATGACTAAAGTTGTTTGTACCATCGGTCCAAAAACTGAAAGTGTTGAAATGTTGACAAAATTAGTAGAAAGTGGAATGAACGTAATGAGATTGAACTTTTCTCATGGTGATTTTGAAGAACATGGACAAAGAATTAAAAATATTAGAGAAGTAATGAAAAAAACAGGTAAAGAAATAGGGATTTTATTAGATACTAAAGGGCCTGAAATTAGAACTGGAAAATTAGAAGGCGGGAAAGATGTATTGTTAGAAACAGGTAAGAAGGTAACAATTACTACTGATTACTCTTTCGTTGGAAATGCTGACAAATTTGCAGTTTCTTATCCTGGAATTGTTGATGACTTATATGAAGGAACAACAGTTTTATTAGATGATGGTTTAGTTGGATTAAAAGTTGAGAGCGTAGACAAAGCAGCTGGAGAAGTTCACTGTGTTATCACAAATACTGGAGAATTAGGAGAAACTAAAGGTGTAAACTTGCCAGATGTTTCAGTTGGATTGCCTGCATTAGCTGAAAAAGATATTGCTGACTTGAAATTTGGTTGCAAACAAGGTGTTGACTTTGTAGCAGCTTCATTCATAAGAAAAGCATCTGACGTTGCTGAAGTAAGAAAAGTACTAGATGATAATGGTGGAAAAAATATTCAAATTATTCCTAAAATTGAAAGCCAAGAAGGTGTTGACAACTTCGATGAAATCTTGGAATTAAGTGATGGAATCATGGTAGCAAGAGGAGATTTAGGAGTAGAAGTTCCTGCTGAAGAAGTTCCTTTCATGCAAAAAATGATGATTAGAAAATGTAACAAAGCTGGAAAACCAGTTATTACAGCTACACAAATGTTAGATTCAATGATTAGAAACCCAAGACCTACAAGAGCAGAAGCAGGAGACGTTGCTAATGCTATTTTAGATGGAACAGATGCAGTTATGTTATCAGGAGAATCAGCAAAAGGTAAATATCCAGTAGAAGCTGTTAAGATGATGGCTACTATTTCAAAAAGAACAGATGAATTTAAAAAATTCAAAACAGTTGAAACTCCAGGAGGATCAGATATTTCTGTTACAGAAGCAATTTCAAGCGGTGCAGTAAGTACTACACAATCATTGGATGCTAAATTAATCGTATGTTGGACAAAAACAGGAAGATCTCCTAAAATGATTAGAAAATATGGACCAACTGTACCTATAATTGCATTAACTGATAATGAACAAACTGCTAGACAATTGGCATTAGTAAGAGGAGTTAGAGCTTACGTAGAAAAAGGATTAGATAAAACTGATGACTTTTTTGCAAAAGCAAGAGAAATTGCAGCTAATCACGAAGAAGCTAAAAAAGGTGACTTAGTAGTATTAGTAACTGGAATTTCTAAAGAAGGAACAACTAATACATTTAGAGTGGAAAGAGTTGGAGAATAG
- a CDS encoding histidinol-phosphatase: MNKTNFHTHNYRCEHAVGNVEDYVKVAIREGYTELGISDHAPMPEYYEDNRMKEEDFSGYLKEIEDAQKKYGDKIKIYKSLEIEYFPELLEKYDKYREKLDYLVLGLHIFRKSGDNKNYSSWKIKTGEDVISYAKYMIEAIESRKFDYIAHPDLYMVNYRTWDESCEKAAHIISKAAEKIDVPLEVNANGIRKSFERHPDWDRYMYPYKEFWEIVKQYNVRTIIGSDTHNFNRMEDREMEIARKFAKEIGLNVIESIF, encoded by the coding sequence ATGAATAAGACAAATTTTCACACTCACAATTATCGATGTGAACATGCCGTTGGAAATGTGGAAGATTATGTAAAGGTGGCAATTAGGGAAGGCTACACCGAGCTTGGAATATCAGATCACGCTCCAATGCCTGAATATTATGAAGATAACCGAATGAAAGAAGAGGACTTTAGTGGATATTTAAAGGAAATTGAAGATGCGCAGAAAAAATATGGAGATAAAATTAAAATTTATAAATCACTGGAAATAGAATATTTTCCAGAGCTTCTTGAAAAATATGATAAATATAGGGAAAAACTGGATTATCTTGTTTTAGGACTGCATATTTTTAGAAAATCTGGAGATAATAAAAATTATAGTTCCTGGAAAATAAAAACAGGTGAAGATGTCATAAGTTATGCCAAATATATGATAGAAGCAATAGAAAGCCGAAAATTTGACTATATTGCACATCCAGACTTGTACATGGTAAATTATCGAACTTGGGATGAAAGTTGTGAAAAAGCTGCACACATTATTTCTAAAGCCGCAGAAAAAATAGATGTACCGCTTGAAGTAAATGCAAATGGGATAAGAAAATCGTTTGAAAGACATCCTGACTGGGACAGATATATGTATCCGTACAAGGAATTTTGGGAAATTGTGAAACAGTATAATGTTAGAACGATAATTGGATCGGATACGCACAATTTTAACAGGATGGAAGATAGGGAAATGGAAATTGCAAGAAAATTTGCAAAGGAAATTGGATTAAATGTGATTGAGAGTATTTTTTGA
- the dinB gene encoding DNA polymerase IV: MKKEKIYLHYDMDAFFASIEQRDNSELRGRPIAIGYGVVTTASYEARKYGIRSAMPTIQAKRLCPNLIVVNLRKGVYFEEGRRIQKLIKKVLKKSEFTSVDEGYIDITEFIRNKDVELSKKEEILKIERFIKRFKRYIYDNSRLTCSVGIGFSKISAKIASDIDKPDGYFIFKNRDHFLDYIYDKDLGIIPGIGKKTREMLELFNITKVFQLYEIERNELIRRFGESKGDYLYNSVRGLHISEINIDRKRQSYGHEITFHREENDILVLHAELKRQSKRLSDKLIEKNEFAKTVTIKIRYSNFSTHTRSKTLKSATNNVNTIYEATLENLEFFEKKDEVRLIGVQLSSILKSNVVQLSFNDLK; encoded by the coding sequence ATGAAAAAAGAAAAGATTTATTTGCATTATGATATGGATGCCTTTTTTGCCTCAATAGAGCAACGGGATAATAGTGAACTTCGAGGAAGACCTATCGCAATAGGATATGGAGTTGTTACGACTGCCAGTTATGAAGCTAGAAAATACGGTATAAGATCTGCTATGCCTACAATTCAGGCTAAACGGTTATGTCCAAATCTTATTGTTGTGAATCTTAGAAAAGGTGTTTATTTTGAAGAAGGCAGAAGAATACAGAAATTAATAAAAAAAGTTCTAAAAAAAAGTGAGTTTACTTCAGTTGATGAGGGATATATTGATATTACAGAATTTATAAGAAATAAAGATGTAGAACTTAGTAAGAAGGAAGAGATTTTAAAAATTGAAAGATTTATAAAAAGATTTAAAAGGTATATTTATGATAATTCTCGTTTAACTTGTTCAGTTGGGATTGGTTTTAGCAAGATAAGTGCCAAAATTGCAAGTGATATTGATAAACCTGATGGTTATTTTATTTTTAAAAATCGTGATCATTTTTTGGATTATATTTATGACAAGGATTTGGGAATAATTCCAGGGATTGGAAAAAAAACTAGAGAAATGTTAGAATTGTTTAATATAACAAAAGTTTTTCAATTATATGAAATTGAAAGAAATGAATTAATTAGAAGATTTGGGGAAAGTAAGGGAGATTACTTGTATAATTCTGTTCGTGGACTGCATATTTCTGAGATAAACATAGATAGGAAAAGACAGTCTTATGGTCATGAAATTACTTTTCATCGTGAAGAAAATGATATTTTGGTACTACACGCTGAATTAAAGAGACAGTCTAAAAGACTAAGTGATAAACTTATTGAGAAAAATGAATTTGCCAAAACAGTCACAATAAAAATTAGATATTCTAATTTTTCAACACATACCCGCTCAAAAACTTTGAAAAGTGCGACAAATAATGTAAATACAATATATGAGGCAACTCTTGAAAATTTAGAATTTTTTGAAAAAAAGGACGAAGTACGGCTTATTGGAGTTCAGCTGAGTTCGATTCTAAAAAGTAATGTGGTTCAACTTTCGTTCAATGATCTAAAATAA
- a CDS encoding NUDIX hydrolase, whose protein sequence is MDNSFKFLKGAKMIHPTTGITLEYLDKSNAVCFVLFNETREKAILVKQFRPGPKDYTLEVCAGLIDGDEDPKTAAFRELREETGYLERDIVDVKELPQGLYVSPGYTTENLYFFSGRLRSDDIKPLEQSLDNGEDVKVVWIDVKDIVKLSNDMKTILAVTYFSGKN, encoded by the coding sequence ATGGATAATAGTTTTAAATTTTTAAAAGGGGCAAAAATGATACACCCAACAACTGGGATAACTTTGGAATATCTAGATAAGTCTAATGCGGTTTGTTTTGTTTTATTTAATGAAACTAGAGAAAAAGCAATATTGGTAAAACAATTCCGTCCAGGTCCGAAAGATTATACTTTGGAAGTTTGTGCTGGGCTGATTGACGGGGATGAAGATCCTAAGACAGCAGCTTTTAGGGAATTACGGGAAGAAACTGGATATTTGGAAAGGGATATTGTGGATGTAAAAGAATTGCCGCAAGGGCTTTATGTGTCGCCTGGGTATACTACTGAAAATCTATATTTTTTTAGTGGGAGATTGAGATCGGATGATATTAAGCCGCTTGAGCAGTCGCTAGATAATGGGGAAGATGTGAAAGTGGTTTGGATTGATGTGAAGGATATTGTAAAACTTTCAAATGATATGAAAACAATACTTGCAGTAACTTATTTTTCAGGGAAAAATTAA
- the pfkA gene encoding 6-phosphofructokinase: protein MKKIAILTSGGDSQGMNTAIRAVTKAAINKGMEVYGIKRGYKGMLEDQIAPLTLLDVSGIADKGGTILLSARLPEFKDPEVRAKAAANLKKYGIDGLVVIGGDGSFHGAHYLYEEHGIKTIGIPGTIDNDVAGTDYTVGYDTALNIILDAISKLKDTATSHERTYLVEVMGRNCGDLALYSAIAGGASGVMIPETESSIDDLAEVIKKRRADGKLYDIIVVAEGVGNVVQLKEELSTRVNTSIRVTILGHIQRGGAPTAFDRILATRLAVKAVELIAEGKGGLMVGIQSEEVTTHKLSYAWENYSKASAADYAIANMLSL, encoded by the coding sequence ATGAAAAAAATCGCAATTTTAACAAGTGGAGGAGATTCACAAGGTATGAATACAGCGATAAGAGCTGTGACGAAAGCTGCCATTAACAAAGGAATGGAAGTTTATGGCATAAAAAGAGGATACAAAGGGATGCTTGAGGATCAAATTGCTCCATTAACATTACTAGATGTAAGTGGAATTGCTGACAAAGGAGGAACAATTTTATTATCAGCAAGATTACCTGAATTTAAAGATCCTGAAGTTAGGGCAAAAGCGGCGGCTAATCTGAAAAAATATGGAATTGACGGATTAGTTGTAATCGGTGGAGATGGATCGTTCCATGGGGCACATTACTTATATGAAGAACACGGAATCAAAACAATTGGAATTCCAGGAACTATTGATAATGATGTAGCTGGAACTGACTATACAGTCGGTTATGATACAGCATTAAATATTATATTAGATGCAATCTCAAAATTAAAAGATACTGCTACTTCACACGAAAGAACATATTTAGTTGAAGTAATGGGAAGAAACTGTGGAGATTTAGCTCTTTATTCTGCAATAGCAGGAGGAGCAAGCGGAGTTATGATTCCAGAAACTGAAAGCTCAATTGATGACTTGGCAGAAGTAATAAAAAAAAGACGTGCAGATGGTAAATTGTACGATATAATTGTTGTTGCTGAAGGCGTTGGAAATGTTGTTCAACTTAAAGAAGAGCTGTCAACAAGAGTTAACACAAGTATAAGAGTTACTATTTTAGGGCATATTCAAAGAGGTGGAGCACCTACTGCATTTGATAGAATTTTAGCAACAAGATTGGCTGTTAAGGCAGTTGAATTAATTGCTGAAGGAAAAGGTGGATTAATGGTTGGAATCCAAAGTGAAGAAGTTACAACTCATAAATTATCTTATGCTTGGGAAAATTATTCAAAAGCATCTGCAGCTGATTATGCAATTGCAAATATGTTATCATTATAA
- a CDS encoding UbiA family prenyltransferase — MNRNDTNSKKSMIQNIKNFKIYLNERFPLGKNSFFVLIFTLSGYIYTSLLYNSKIMHPFYVKGIRVPMSFYRIVPLFIIIFMFFLQLRITDEFKDYEEDLKYRAYRPVQRGIISLKTLGKIGIATVITQIILAHVIDPEIIYFMIFVWIYMFLMAKEFFIKKWLTKRILIYALSHVVIMVFITLVIVESTRYIVPKNIFDVFILQRYKHNIDIALIPLFALNYLNGIVLEIGRKTRRADEEEHGVQTYSKLWGKKKAVVILSLLFVIEYFLVILGLAHTYEKYFFFGGLTLLVILVVSIYFMIKFLKKDLSGKIVESVSGLWIIFSSMGMGLLPYFIFSLIR, encoded by the coding sequence ATGAATAGAAATGATACAAATTCAAAAAAATCAATGATTCAAAATATAAAAAACTTCAAAATATATTTGAATGAACGGTTTCCATTAGGAAAAAACTCTTTTTTTGTACTAATTTTTACTTTGTCAGGATACATTTATACAAGTTTATTATACAATTCAAAAATTATGCATCCATTTTATGTAAAAGGAATTAGAGTACCTATGTCCTTTTATAGAATAGTTCCACTATTCATAATAATTTTTATGTTTTTCCTGCAATTAAGAATAACAGACGAATTTAAGGATTATGAGGAAGACTTAAAATACAGGGCTTACCGTCCTGTTCAGAGAGGTATAATTTCATTAAAAACATTAGGAAAAATAGGAATTGCTACTGTTATAACACAAATAATACTTGCACACGTTATAGATCCTGAAATTATCTATTTTATGATATTTGTATGGATTTATATGTTCTTAATGGCAAAGGAATTTTTTATAAAAAAATGGCTTACAAAAAGAATTTTGATTTATGCTCTCTCCCACGTTGTAATAATGGTATTCATTACTCTCGTTATTGTAGAATCTACACGATACATTGTACCAAAAAATATTTTTGACGTTTTTATATTACAACGGTATAAACATAATATTGATATTGCCCTAATTCCTCTTTTTGCATTAAATTATCTAAACGGAATTGTTCTAGAAATTGGAAGAAAAACGAGAAGAGCTGACGAAGAAGAACATGGAGTGCAGACGTATAGCAAACTTTGGGGAAAGAAAAAGGCTGTAGTAATTTTAAGTTTACTTTTTGTTATTGAATATTTTCTTGTCATTCTTGGGCTTGCCCATACTTACGAAAAATATTTTTTCTTTGGTGGATTAACATTGCTTGTAATATTAGTAGTTTCAATATATTTTATGATAAAATTTTTGAAAAAGGATTTATCAGGAAAAATTGTGGAAAGTGTGTCGGGACTTTGGATTATTTTTTCTAGTATGGGGATGGGGCTTCTTCCTTATTTTATATTTAGTTTAATAAGATAA